In a single window of the Canis lupus dingo isolate Sandy chromosome 18, ASM325472v2, whole genome shotgun sequence genome:
- the ASCL2 gene encoding achaete-scute homolog 2 produces MDSGALPRPAPPAPGVSGCCAARRRPTSPELLRCSRRRRPGAPETGGGAAAVARRNERERNRVKLVNLGFQALRQHVPHGGASKKLSKVETLRSAVEYIRALQRLLAEHDAVRAALAEGLLAPAARTPAPCGPPGTPAAAAASPSCASSSPGRGGSSEPGSPRSAYSSDDSGCEGALSPVERELLDFSSWLGGY; encoded by the coding sequence ATGGACAGCGGCGCGctgccccggcccgcgccccccgcgcctgGCGTCTCGGGCTGCTGCGCCGCTCGGCGGAGACCCACGTCCCCAGAGCTGCTGCGCTGCAGCCGGCGGCGACGGCCGGGCGCGCCGGAGACTGGGGGTGGCGCGGCGGCTGTGGCGCGGCGCAACGAGCGCGAGCGCAACCGCGTGAAGCTGGTGAACTTGGGGTTCCAGGCGCTGCGGCAGCACGTGCCGCACGGCGGCGCCAGCAAGAAGCTGAGTAAGGTGGAGACGCTGCGCTCGGCGGTGGAGTACATCCGCGCGCTGCAACGCCTGCTGGCCGAGCACGATGCGGTGCGCGCCGCGCTGGCCGAGGGGCTCCTGGCGCCAGCCGCGCGCACCCCCGCGCCCTGCGGGCCTCCCGggacccccgccgccgccgccgcctcgcctTCCTGTGCCTCGTCGTCCCCGGGCCGCGGGGGCAGCTCGGAGCCCGGCTCACCGCGCTCCGCCTACTCGTCGGACGACAGCGGCTGCGAGGGCGCGCTGAGCCCGGTGGAGCGCGAGTTGCTCGACTTCTCCAGCTGGTTAGGGGGCTACTGA